The following proteins are encoded in a genomic region of Dasypus novemcinctus isolate mDasNov1 chromosome 21, mDasNov1.1.hap2, whole genome shotgun sequence:
- the FZD2 gene encoding frizzled-2 yields MRVRGALHRLLLPLLLLPAAGPAQFHGEKGISIPDHGFCQPISIPLCTDIAYNQTIMPNLLGHTNQEDAGLEVHQFYPLVKVQCSPELRFFLCSMYAPVCTVLEQAIPPCRSICERARQGCEALMNKFGFQWPERLRCEHFPRHGAEQICVGQNHSEDGAPALLTTAPPPGLQPGAGGTPGGPGGGGLPPRYATLEHPFHCPRVLKVPSYLSYKFLGERDCAAPCEPARPDGSMFFSQEETRFARLWILTWSVLCCASTFFTVTTYLVDMQRFRYPERPIIFLSGCYTMVSVAYIAGFVLQERVVCNERFSEDGYRTVVQGTKKEGCTILFMMLYFFSMASSIWWVILSLTWFLAAGMKWGHEAIEANSQYFHLAAWAVPAVKTITILAMGQIDGDLLSGVCFVGLNSLDPLRGFVLAPLFVYLFIGTSFLLAGFVSLFRIRTIMKHDGTKTEKLERLMVRIGVFSVLYTVPATIVIACYFYEQAFREHWERSWVSQHCKSLAIPCPAHYTPRMSPDFTVYMIKYLMTLIVGITSGFWIWSGKTLHSWRKFYTRLTNSRHGETTV; encoded by the coding sequence ATGCGGGTCCGCGGCGCCCTGCACCGcctgctgctgccgctgctgctgtTGCCAGCCGCTGGCCCGGCCCAGTTCCACGGGGAGAAGGGCATCTCCATCCCGGACCACGGCTTCTGCCAGCCCATTTCCATCCCGCTGTGCACAGACATCGCCTATAACCAGACCATCATGCCCAATCTGCTGGGCCACACGAACCAGGAGGACGCGGGCCTGGAGGTGCACCAGTTTTACCCGCTGGTGAAGGTGCAGTGCTCGCCCGAGCTGCGCTTCTTCCTGTGCTCCATGTACGCGCCGGTGTGCACCGTGCTGGAGCAGGCCATCCCGCCGTGCCGCTCCATCTGCGAGCGCGCGCGCCAGGGCTGCGAGGCGCTCATGAACAAGTTCGGCTTCCAGTGGCCCGAGCGCCTGCGTTGCGAACACTTCCCGCGCCACGGCGCGGAGCAGATCTGCGTGGGGCAGAATCACTCCGAAGACGGCGCGCCCGCGCTGCTCACCACCGCGCCGCCGCCGGGCCTGCAGCCCGGCGCAGGGGGCACTCCGGGCGGCCCGGGTGGCGGCGGCTTGCCCCCGCGCTACGCCACGCTGGAGCACCCGTTCCACTGCCCGCGCGTTCTCAAGGTGCCGTCCTATCTCAGCTACAAGTTCCTGGGCGAGCGCGACTGCGCCGCGCCCTGTGAGCCCGCGCGGCCGGATGGCTCCATGTTTTTCTCGCAGGAGGAGACGCGCTTTGCGCGCCTCTGGATCCTCACCTGGTCGGTGCTGTGCTGCGCCTCCACTTTTTTCACCGTCACCACGTACTTGGTGGACATGCAGCGCTTCCGCTATCCCGAGCGGCCCATCATCTTCCTGTCGGGCTGCTACACCATGGTGTCGGTGGCCTATATCGCGGGTTTCGTGCTGCAGGAGCGCGTGGTGTGCAACGAGCGCTTCTCCGAGGACGGCTACCGCACCGTGGTGCAGGGCACCAAGAAGGAGGGCTGCACCATCCTCTTCATgatgctttatttctttagcatGGCCAGCTCCATCTGGTGGGTCATCTTGTCGCTCACCTGGTTCCTGGCGGCGGGCATGAAGTGGGGCCACGAGGCCATCGAAGCCAACTCGCAGTACTTCCACCTCGCCGCGTGGGCCGTGCCCGCCGTCAAGACCATCACCATCCTGGCCATGGGCCAGATCGACGGCGACCTGCTGAGCGGCGTGTGCTTCGTGGGCCTCAACAGCCTGGACCCGCTGCGGGGCTTCGTGCTGGCGCCGCTGTTCGTGTACCTTTTCATCGGCACGTCCTTCCTGCTGGCCGGCTTCGTGTCGCTCTTCCGCATCCGCACCATCATGAAGCACGACGGCACCAAAACCGAGAAGCTGGAGCGGCTCATGGTGCGCATCGGCGTCTTCTCGGTGCTCTACACGGTGCCCGCCACCATCGTCATCGCCTGTTACTTTTACGAGCAGGCCTTCCGCGAGCACTGGGAACGCTCGTGGGTGAGCCAGCACTGCAAGAGCCTGGCCATCCCGTGCCCGGCGCACTACACGCCGCGAATGTCGCCCGACTTCACCGTCTACATGATCAAATACCTCATGACGCTCATCGTGGGCATCACGTCGGGCTTCTGGATCTGGTCCGGCAAGACGCTGCACTCGTGGAGGAAGTTCTACACCCGCCTCACCAACAGCCGGCACGGCGAGACCACTGTGTGA